The Cervus elaphus chromosome 22, mCerEla1.1, whole genome shotgun sequence genome has a window encoding:
- the LOC122680664 gene encoding methionine adenosyltransferase 2 subunit beta-like: MPEMPENMEQEEVNIPNRRVLITGATGLLGRAVYKEFQQNNWHAVGCGFRRARPKFEQVNLLDSNAVHHIIYDFQPHVIVHCAAERRPDVVENHPDAASQLNVNASGNLAKEAAAIGAFLIYISSDYVFDGTNPPIREEDIPNPLNLYGKTKLEGEKAVLENNLGAAVLRIPVLYGEVERLEESAVPIMFDKVQFSNKSANMDHWQQRFPTHVKDVATVCRQLAEKRMLDPSIKGTFHWSGNEQMTKYEMASAIADAFNLPSSHLRPITDSPVVGAQRPRNAQLDCSKLETLGIGQRTPFRIGIKESLWPFLIDKRWRQTVFH; encoded by the coding sequence ATGCCTGAAATGCCGGAGAACATGGAACAGGAGGAAGTTAACATCCCCAACAGGCGGGTTCTCATTACTGGTGCCACTGGGCTTCTTGGCAGAGCTGTGTACAAAGAATTTCAGCAGAATAATTGGCATGCCGTTGGCTGTGGTTTTAGAAGAGCAAGACCAAAATTTGAGCAGGTCAATCTCTTGGATTCTAATGCAGTTCATCACATCATTTATGATTTTCAGCCTCATGTCATCGTACATTGTGCAGCAGAGAGAAGGCCAGATGTTGTAGAAAATCACCCAGATGCTGCTTCTCAACTTAACGTGAATGCTTCTGGGAATTTAGCAAAGGAAGCAGCTGCAATTGGAGCATTTCTAATCTACATTAGCTCTGATTATGTTTTTGATGGAACAAACCCACCTATTAGAGAGGAAGACATACCAAATCCCCTAAATCTATATGGCAAAACAAAATTAGAAGGAGAAAAGGCCGTCCTGGAGAACAATTTAGGAGCTGCTGTTTTGAGAATTCCTGTTCTGTATGGAGAAGTTGAAAGGCTTGAGGAAAGTGCCGTGCCTATTATGTTTGATAAAGTGCAGTTCAGCAATAAGTCCGCCAACATGGACCACTGGCAACAGCGGTTCCCCACGCACGTCAAAGACGTGGCCACCGTGTGCCGTCAGCTAGCAGAGAAGAGGATGCTGGATCCATCAATTAAGGGAACCTTTCACTGGTCCGGGAACGAACAGATGACTAAGTATGAAATGGCGAGTGCAATTGCAGATGCCTTCAACCTCCCCAGCAGCCACTTAAGACCGATAACTGACAGCCCTGTCGTAGGAGCACAACGTCCGAGAAATGCTCAGCTTGATTGCTCCAAATTGGAGACCTTGGGCATTGGCCAGCGAACACCATTCCGAATTGGAATCAAAGAGTCACTCTGGCCTTTCCTCATTGACAAGAGATGGAGACAGACGGTCTTTCATTAG